The sequence TCGGGCTTCGTCCACTGGACGGCATGTTCCGGATCGGCCTCGATTACCAGGATGGTTTTGGAAATGCCGTCGGTTATATCTTTCATGAGTACGGTTCCGTTGGGCGGGAAAATGGTGTTCTCGCCGACGGGCGCCAAATAACGGGTGCGGCCGGGATGTTGCGAAGCAGTGTCCGGGCTGCGATACGCCTGCGGCATGCGGTCCAGTAGCTTGATGTTGTGCTCGCTGTCCCACGGCTCGTCGAGATGGAATTGCTTGTACAGTTCGGCCTCTTCGATGTCGGGAAGAATCGCCACACGCCAACTCAAGAGCGGTTTGCCGTCTTTATCGCGGATGGCGCGATCCGGGTAGTGATGTTGGACGTCTTCAAAATTGAGCATCCCCAGAGCGATGGCTTTCAGATGGTTCAATGACTCATGCTGAACGGCAACGGCCGAGATTCCGGTTGACGTGATTTGCGCCACTCCACGCAGCAGGTTCGCTTGCGTGGTATCGATGGTCAGCAGCAATTGATCGCCCTCGGCTTGCGGCAACAGCGAAAAAAGTTGCGCGGCGCCGACCGCAGCGACAGCAGTGGCGGAGTTGGGACCCAACTGCTGGACATAAGCCGCGGCCGCGTTTTTGATAGCAGCGGCCAGCGCTTGGGCGGCCTCGGGAGAAGCCGATTGGATGACAACCTGCAGATTGAATTTTTCCAAATTCGGCTCCTCGCCCACTGCCAGCCAGCGGAAGCCCTCGGCGAGGACGTGTCCTGACGGCAGTTTTAATTCGATGGATGGCCCAGGCTTGTTGGTCCAGCTCGTGGACAGGTCAGGCATGGGATAATCTACCGGTGGTTTTGTTCCCGCCACCGGCTCGCGCAAAATTTCTTCCGCAGCCCGGGCGAATATCGGCGGCGGCACGACGGCAAAACAGAGCGGCTTGCCGCCGGCGGCGGCCATCGCCGTTTCAAATTCCGGCCGAGCCATGGGTTTCACGGAATCTAATTGATCCAACAGCGTGCCCATGCCGATGACCGCCGCGCCATGGATTTGGCGGCAGTCGGGCCATTGTTTGGGGTCGACTCCGGACCAGGTTTGTTTGGCCTTGTCCTGAAGCGTTTTGTGGAATTCTTCAATCACCGCGCTGCCGGCGCCGGGAACTACGGCAAACGTGGAATTAGCAATCAACCGCGCGACCGTGTCCTGGCTCCTAGCGTGGATGCGAAGAAGATTCGGCAATTGGCCGATGGTGGTGACAACGTAAATTTTGTTGAGGCCGTCTGCTTTCAATCGCTTGCTCCAGCCGTCGAACTGTTCCACCACGGCGGTGAGAATATTCCGCTGCTCGTCGGTCGTGGCAAACGGCGTGAGCCATTGCTTTACGGTCAGCGGGATGTCGAATTGCGCGAGATCGAACCGGGCGATCATCACCGTTTGATCGTCGACAAACGGCGCCAGTGCAGTAAGTGTGCCGGGAGCCGGATCGGCTGAAATCGCGCAGCGGGGGGCCAAGATTAGGCCGAGCAATGCGCTCAGGCTCAGCATAACGCTGAACGCAAAGGACCGTTGCCTTGATGTAGCGGCGGCTGTCCTCAGCCGTTTTGCACTAGAAAGCTGTCGCGTCTGGGGATCCCGGCGCGCCGGGACCACTACATTTTTGAAATCAAGCGACGACGCAATGAATGTTCGCACGGGTTATTTCTCCTGCGAGGATATGTCGTGAGTTTTGGCGTCGGCCGGGCGCAGCGTCAGTTCGTAACGTTGGTCAGCGTCAATCGGCCAGGGGGCTTTGGGCGTGTGCGGCGCTTCCAGCGAAGCGACGCCGTCCTTCAGGGAGTAATCGAACGGTTTTTGCGTCCAGGGATCAACCGGCACCGGCACTTGCGTGATGTCGTCCAACTTTTCCGGCCAGCGGCCATGCTCGGCGGCGTACATGCGCAGGGCCTCCACCGTGCGCAGCAAATTGGTCTCGCGTTGGTGGCGAAACTGGGCATTGACGCAAGCTTGAATGGCCGGCAGCGCATCGGTGAAGATGCCTCCCTTGCCTTGCAATGCCGCGGCCCGCACGTCATCTTCACTGCGTGTCAAATTCTGTCGGACTTCGTCATCGGGGAGCGAAAACCATTTAAACGTGTCGTCGCGGACGAGTTGGAATTGCTTCCACCACATGAGCAGAACGGTTTGCAATACGGGCATGGCTTCGATCCGCTCGGCGGTGTAGCCTGCATTGAGCAAGTAACTGCGCGCTTGTGGATACAAAGAGACTGCCAGGGCAAAAATTTGCAATGATGGTTCGCCTCGCTGCGGTGGATGGATTGACCATCCTCGTTGTGCTTCAAGAAGCTTGGTCGCAACGGTCAGCGCTTCGTCCGGAGATAAAACCCGGCGGTCGATATCGGCCAACTCGTGAATGGTGAAATCCCAGAAGCGCGATTCGTACGACAGCGCTTCGCGAATATCGACAGGCTGGGTCGCTAAATCGGTTAAGGCCCAATACAAATTCGGCGAGCCCTCCAGAGAAATGAAGGTGCGCGTTTGCTCATGGGTCAAGTTTTGAATGGCCAGGCCGACCAGGCTTTGCACCAGCGTTGTGCCTTTCCCCAAATTTTCGCCCAGTGCGTAATTCAATCGCAGTAGTTCCAGTGCTTCGTCCGGCTTGTGCTGCGCCATAAGCAAACGGGCCCGTAAGGCGATGGCGCGAGCCAGCGACCGGCTCTTTTGGGCTTGCGGCAACAAGGTGTAGATACCTTGTTCGCGAATCTGGTCTTCCCAATCGCAGCCATCGCACTGGGCGGCTTTGGCGAGCCACAGCACGTAACCTTGATCACTGCGGAGCCAGGCGGTGACTTCTTCCGCTTTTTCTTGCGGCAGTTGATCGAGCGGCGCTTCGAACAACAAATGATCCGTTTCATCGTCGCTCTCTAGTTTAGCCAGAGCGCCGATTTGGTCCGGGCCTTCGAAGATCATTGCTTTGTAATACAGCGTGGCGGCGTTGCCGTGAATTTGGTCGACCGGCGGGACGAGGAAGCGGTATTTCAGCGCGGGCTTGGGTTCGGCGGCGGGGGAAACCGTAAGCTTGATGACTTCGATCTGTTCTGGCTGTGGATCACCGGGAGCCCACAAGGCTTTTAATTGAGCCGAAGCGTTTGTACTGCCCAGCAGGGTGACTGCAAGAGCGAACAAAATTTCATGGATGGATGGATGATGACGCACGGTTTAGCCCTCCCGTTGCAAGCGCATGAGTTCCAGATAAGTCGCGGGCCGGTGCGGGGTGGAATCGGGGTTTGTCGAATCGGGTGAATCGCCGGTCGGAGGGTTGGCATTTCGCTCCCTCACGGTCGCGGCTCTAGCGGCGTCGGTCGAGTCGGGGGGCAGCGCTTCCCAGCCGGCTGCGGTTAAACGGCCGGGGGGTAGCGGGGCGGCCGAAGCCAGACGAAGCCAATCGCGCTGCTGCTGTGAGGGGAATCGCGGGTCGCTGGCGGCGAAACGAGAATTGCTTTCGGCATCGGCCGATGGCCCGGCACTGGCAAAGCCAGTGGCACCCGTTTGCAGTGAGAGGATGGCGCCGTGTTGACGAACCACGACCATGCTCAGGCCGATGCTGACCAAGAGCAGCGCGGCGGCGACAGCGGGCCAGATGTGGGGCGACGCATGGCGGCGTGTCCCCATCGCCAAACCGGTCTGAAAAAATAATTCGTCTCGGTTGATCTCCAGCGGTTCTGGCTGCAACTGGCCGAGAATGCGGGCCGTTTCCGGTGGCAAATTTTCGTCACGATGGAATTGCATGTTTACATCTCGGTTTTCGGACAAGGGATGTTGATTCGGTCGGGGTTCAATTTTTCGCGCAGGCGGTGAACGGCGGCTTCAAAACGGCGCTGGCCCGTGCTGGAGGATATTCCAATCAACTGGGAAATTTCAGCGAAGGTTAACCGGCCCCATAAGTGGGCGATCACAATTTCACGTTCCGTCAGCGGCAGTTCGGCCAGCGCCGCGGCCGCCGTTTCGACGTCGGCCTGATGCGTTTGCGAGCGCTGGAACCACTGGGCTGCTGCTGCGGCTTCGTGCTGCCGGCGGCGGCGATCAAACCGGGCTTGGCTGATCGCTTGGCGACGCACCACGGCAAACAACCAGGCGGCCGGATTGGCCGGCAGTTCGGCACAGGCGGACAGGTCGATCAGCGCTTGCTGCACCACGTCGTCGGGAGCGGCACACCACTGGCGCGCGTACAGCTTGAGCGCCGGGCCGTGGCGATCGAGCAATTCCGCCAGCAGTTGGGCTGTAAGCTGCGGCATGCGCTGTCCTGCGTGTGCTCCCGCCGTTTGGGCAGCCGGAGCGGTGTTTGTAGAGATGTCGCCCGCCGAAGGGCAATTATCTCAAAAAAGCGGGACGCGTGCCGCAATTTAGCGCAATTTTTTGACGGCGCTGGCGGGAGGAAAAAAAGATGGCGCCGGTGGGGCCGAAAGCGTCAAATCGCGTGCGCTTCCAGCGCGTTGGTTTCGGCCGTCGTGGCCGGATGTTCGTCGTCGCCGGCCATAAGAAAGCTGACGCCGACCTGTACCACGGCGACGATGGCCATCGCCAGGAAGACCCACGTCAGGCCCGAGCCGATCATCTGCGAAATGATGGGCTGCACCGTGGGGGGCAATTGGGCGCGTTTTTGTTTGTCCATCAGGCTGGCGGGGCTGATGCCCATTTGCCGCAATTGCTGCATTTGCGGCGCGGCCAAGGCGTTGAACAAAACCCCCAACAGACCAATGCCGATAGCGCCCCCCATGCTGCGAAAAAATTGAATGGCGCTGGTGACAATGCCGCGCTGCTGCCACGTGACGCTGTGCTGCACCGACAAAATTTGCGGCATGGACGACGAGCCAAAACCAACGCCGGCAATCATCAAGACGGCGGCAAGGACCCAGCCACTGGCGTGCAGCAGGGCACAAACAAACAGGGCGAAAAAGCCGAAGGCCATCAGCGCGCTGCCGGCCACGGCGGTCCGCCGAAAGCCCCAGCGAACAATGATCGGGGCCACGAAGACGCCGCTGGACGCCCAGGCCAGCATGACCGGCGTGACCACGCCGGCCGCCGCTTTCGCCCCCGCGCCGGTTGTCCCCTGTACGTACAGCGGAACATACGTATCGACGCTGAAAAATCCCACGCCCATCAATGCGCTGGCCAACATCGCGGGGCCAATGGCGCGCTGCACTAACAACGCCGGCGGCAGCAGCGGGTTTTCCGCGCTGCGTTCGACTCGAATAAACCAGGCCAAAGCAATCACCGCCACCAGCAAAATGAAAAATGCCGCGGCCGGAGGAAACCCGTCCTGCTCCAGCGCGAACACCAAGCCCATGATTGCCGTGCAGGCGATGGCCAGCAGCGTAGTGCCCGGCAAATCGAGATCGGTGGAGTGGGGTTTTTCGTGATCGTGATATTGCCACACCAGCACGGCAAACCCCAAGGCGCCGAACGGCAAATTCACGAAGAAAATCGATCGCCAACCAAAGGTATCGACCAGCAAAGCGCCAAT comes from Pirellulales bacterium and encodes:
- a CDS encoding DUF1559 domain-containing protein, translating into MAPRCAISADPAPGTLTALAPFVDDQTVMIARFDLAQFDIPLTVKQWLTPFATTDEQRNILTAVVEQFDGWSKRLKADGLNKIYVVTTIGQLPNLLRIHARSQDTVARLIANSTFAVVPGAGSAVIEEFHKTLQDKAKQTWSGVDPKQWPDCRQIHGAAVIGMGTLLDQLDSVKPMARPEFETAMAAAGGKPLCFAVVPPPIFARAAEEILREPVAGTKPPVDYPMPDLSTSWTNKPGPSIELKLPSGHVLAEGFRWLAVGEEPNLEKFNLQVVIQSASPEAAQALAAAIKNAAAAYVQQLGPNSATAVAAVGAAQLFSLLPQAEGDQLLLTIDTTQANLLRGVAQITSTGISAVAVQHESLNHLKAIALGMLNFEDVQHHYPDRAIRDKDGKPLLSWRVAILPDIEEAELYKQFHLDEPWDSEHNIKLLDRMPQAYRSPDTASQHPGRTRYLAPVGENTIFPPNGTVLMKDITDGISKTILVIEADPEHAVQWTKPDDLEVDLDNPRRGVFNGKLPTCAAWADGSARTIRNDVDPKVLQRLFQRNDGFNIDEGSY
- a CDS encoding sigma-70 family RNA polymerase sigma factor translates to MPQLTAQLLAELLDRHGPALKLYARQWCAAPDDVVQQALIDLSACAELPANPAAWLFAVVRRQAISQARFDRRRRQHEAAAAAQWFQRSQTHQADVETAAAALAELPLTEREIVIAHLWGRLTFAEISQLIGISSSTGQRRFEAAVHRLREKLNPDRINIPCPKTEM
- a CDS encoding MFS transporter gives rise to the protein MSEPSSYAARRSEHAAAEEAPAADISGRGAPRRPENSTMETLETISAPPAHAIPPKISRRWVTAALLIVMVLAAMELTVTSTAMPTIIGDLHGLEHYSWVMSVYLLMCTVSMPIYGRLADAWGRKRVLLWAIALFAIASVLASASQSMWQLIVFRGIQGLGAGGIMPVVLTILGDIFTLEERAKIQGWFSAVWGTSSLAGPAIGALLVDTFGWRSIFFVNLPFGALGFAVLVWQYHDHEKPHSTDLDLPGTTLLAIACTAIMGLVFALEQDGFPPAAAFFILLVAVIALAWFIRVERSAENPLLPPALLVQRAIGPAMLASALMGVGFFSVDTYVPLYVQGTTGAGAKAAAGVVTPVMLAWASSGVFVAPIIVRWGFRRTAVAGSALMAFGFFALFVCALLHASGWVLAAVLMIAGVGFGSSSMPQILSVQHSVTWQQRGIVTSAIQFFRSMGGAIGIGLLGVLFNALAAPQMQQLRQMGISPASLMDKQKRAQLPPTVQPIISQMIGSGLTWVFLAMAIVAVVQVGVSFLMAGDDEHPATTAETNALEAHAI